In Streptomyces nojiriensis, one genomic interval encodes:
- a CDS encoding sigma-70 family RNA polymerase sigma factor has product MSEKEVLARRFEEHRSHLRAVAYRMLGSLSEAEDAVQEAWLKLNRSDATAVENLGGWLTTVVGRVCLDMLRSRGTRREDPLHDQDGQVRLPDPIVSRADGLDPEQEILLADSVGIALMVVLDTLAPAERLAFVLHDLFAVPFDEIAPVLGRSAATTRQLASRARRRVQGAAPAPDPDRARLRAIVDAFLTASRGGDFDALVAVLDPDVVARSDGGTLRPSLLRRGAAEVASQAIAFARFAEAARAALVNGVPGVVAMAEGRPLSVMAFTIRDGRITALDILTDPERLARIDPSVLDG; this is encoded by the coding sequence GTGAGCGAGAAGGAAGTTCTGGCACGGCGCTTCGAAGAGCACCGCTCCCACCTGCGGGCGGTGGCCTACCGGATGCTGGGCTCGCTCAGCGAGGCGGAGGACGCCGTACAGGAGGCCTGGCTGAAGCTGAACCGCTCCGACGCAACGGCGGTGGAGAACCTGGGCGGCTGGCTGACCACCGTCGTCGGCCGGGTGTGTCTGGACATGCTGCGCTCGCGCGGCACCCGGCGCGAGGATCCGCTGCACGATCAGGACGGGCAGGTCCGCCTGCCCGACCCGATCGTCAGCCGCGCGGACGGGCTCGACCCCGAGCAGGAGATCCTGCTGGCCGACTCGGTCGGCATCGCACTGATGGTCGTCCTGGACACCCTGGCTCCCGCCGAGCGCCTGGCCTTCGTCCTGCACGACCTGTTCGCCGTGCCCTTCGACGAGATCGCCCCCGTACTCGGGCGTTCCGCCGCCACGACCCGGCAGCTCGCGAGCCGGGCCCGCCGCCGCGTCCAGGGCGCGGCGCCCGCGCCGGACCCCGACCGGGCCCGGCTGCGCGCGATCGTCGACGCCTTCCTCACCGCCTCGCGCGGCGGGGACTTCGACGCCCTCGTCGCGGTCCTCGACCCCGATGTGGTGGCCCGCTCCGACGGCGGCACATTGCGCCCGTCGCTGCTCCGGCGCGGCGCGGCCGAGGTCGCCTCCCAGGCGATCGCCTTCGCCCGGTTCGCCGAGGCCGCCCGCGCGGCACTGGTCAACGGGGTCCCCGGGGTCGTCGCGATGGCGGAAGGCCGGCCGCTGTCGGTCATGGCGTTCACCATCCGGGACGGCAGGATCACCGCGCTCGACATCCTGACCGACCCCGAGCGTCTGGCGCGCATCGACCCGAGCGTCCTCGACGGCTGA